A section of the Rummeliibacillus pycnus genome encodes:
- a CDS encoding cysteine desulfurase family protein, with translation MIYLDHSATTKPDPAVLQTFIQANERYYANPASLHQMGVEANALLTRAREQIADIIKTSPEQIIFTSGGSESNNFAIKGLARANKHRGMKILVSAIEHASVLESAKALEKEGFTIDTIDVDEHGVILIEDLKQKLTKDTVVVSIMHVNNEMGAVQPVTEIANIIHQNSRAFYHMDAVQSFGKIPVQFKGEDGPDAITVSGHKINGLKGSGFLALRKQVNINPIIHGGGQEMGYRSGTVAVPQDVALAKATRLAIEKQPQKALQYSKWRDDLHEFFKQFPYVHVLSGSEGAPHIISCAVKGLKGEILVNAMQHEGIIISTSSACSSKEHTVSHVVRAIKLDPSYEKGVIRMSLGEGITDADIETFKAVFSKVMHQVKEM, from the coding sequence ATGATTTATTTAGATCATAGTGCAACAACTAAACCAGACCCAGCTGTTCTGCAAACGTTTATACAAGCCAATGAACGCTATTATGCAAACCCAGCATCACTTCATCAAATGGGTGTGGAAGCAAACGCATTACTAACTCGAGCAAGGGAACAAATTGCCGATATTATAAAAACTTCACCGGAGCAGATTATCTTTACTTCTGGAGGTTCTGAATCCAACAATTTTGCTATTAAAGGATTAGCAAGAGCAAATAAACATAGAGGTATGAAAATACTTGTTTCTGCAATTGAACATGCATCTGTTCTAGAAAGTGCTAAAGCTTTGGAAAAAGAAGGATTTACTATAGATACTATTGATGTTGATGAACACGGTGTAATCTTAATAGAAGACTTAAAACAAAAACTAACAAAAGATACAGTTGTCGTTAGCATTATGCATGTGAACAATGAAATGGGTGCTGTTCAACCAGTAACTGAAATTGCTAATATTATTCACCAAAATAGTCGGGCATTTTATCATATGGATGCGGTTCAAAGTTTTGGTAAGATTCCTGTACAATTTAAAGGAGAAGATGGTCCAGATGCAATTACTGTCTCTGGACATAAAATTAATGGATTAAAAGGCTCAGGCTTTTTAGCATTACGTAAACAGGTGAATATTAATCCAATTATTCATGGTGGTGGACAAGAAATGGGTTATCGAAGTGGAACAGTTGCAGTTCCACAAGATGTAGCACTGGCAAAAGCTACTCGCTTAGCAATTGAAAAACAACCGCAAAAAGCTTTGCAATACAGTAAATGGCGTGATGACTTACATGAATTCTTTAAACAGTTTCCTTATGTACATGTACTTTCTGGTAGTGAAGGAGCACCGCACATAATTAGTTGTGCAGTGAAAGGATTAAAAGGTGAAATACTAGTAAATGCCATGCAACATGAAGGGATTATTATTTCTACTTCTAGTGCATGCTCATCAAAAGAACATACAGTCAGCCATGTAGTACGTGCAATAAAACTTGACCCATCTTATGAAAAAGGAGTCATTCGTATGAGTTTGGGTGAAGGAATTACAGATGCTGACATTGAAACTTTTAAAGCAGTTTTTAGTAAAGTGATGCATCAAGTGAAGGAGATGTAA
- the thiI gene encoding tRNA uracil 4-sulfurtransferase ThiI, producing MKWHEILIRYGEITTKGRNRKLFINRLKENLRYTFADIPNLRIRSERDRMYLSSEVDTEMEELIERLPHIFGIHSFSPVAQCEPTLEVMKDLAVEIVKGMDYKGKTFKVNVKRSFKKFPMETYELQQTIGSYVLGSLPGMTVQMKNPDIELRVEVREKAVYMMVDVIHGAGGLPIGSNGKALLLLSGGIDSPVAAYYMMKRGVRVEAIHFFSPPFTSDQSLGKVKELCEKISRFGGNIRLHVIPFTEIQQKIQSSVPENVTMTSTRRMMMKVADIVRKEIDAKAIVTGENLGQVASQTLESLAAINDVTTTPILRPLITFDKLEIIEVAQKIGTYDISIRPFEDCCTVFTPANPKTKPRVEKMNYYESFTDFDEMIERAVKNREIHSFPKKKTDEFLDLL from the coding sequence ATGAAATGGCATGAAATTTTAATTCGTTACGGTGAAATTACAACGAAAGGTCGAAATCGAAAATTATTTATCAATCGCTTAAAAGAAAATTTACGATATACATTTGCCGATATTCCAAATCTGCGCATTCGTTCAGAACGTGACAGAATGTATTTAAGCAGTGAAGTGGATACTGAAATGGAAGAACTCATTGAACGTTTACCACATATTTTCGGAATTCATTCATTTAGCCCAGTGGCGCAATGTGAACCTACATTGGAAGTGATGAAAGATTTAGCAGTTGAAATTGTAAAAGGAATGGACTATAAAGGAAAAACATTTAAAGTAAATGTAAAAAGATCTTTTAAAAAATTTCCTATGGAAACATACGAACTTCAACAAACTATCGGTAGCTATGTGTTAGGATCGCTCCCAGGCATGACAGTTCAAATGAAAAATCCTGATATTGAATTACGTGTGGAAGTACGTGAAAAAGCTGTTTATATGATGGTTGACGTTATTCACGGTGCAGGTGGTTTACCTATTGGTTCAAATGGTAAGGCATTATTACTTCTATCTGGTGGTATTGATAGTCCAGTTGCAGCTTATTATATGATGAAACGTGGCGTAAGAGTAGAAGCAATTCACTTCTTTAGTCCACCATTTACAAGCGATCAATCTCTAGGTAAAGTAAAAGAACTTTGTGAAAAAATAAGCCGCTTCGGTGGGAATATTCGCTTACATGTTATACCTTTTACAGAAATTCAACAAAAAATTCAAAGTAGTGTTCCGGAAAATGTAACAATGACTTCAACTCGTCGTATGATGATGAAAGTTGCAGATATAGTTCGTAAAGAAATTGATGCAAAGGCAATTGTTACTGGTGAAAATTTAGGACAAGTTGCAAGCCAAACTTTAGAAAGTTTAGCCGCTATTAATGATGTAACGACTACACCTATTTTGCGTCCATTGATCACTTTTGATAAATTAGAAATTATCGAAGTTGCTCAAAAAATCGGTACTTATGATATTTCAATTCGACCTTTTGAAGATTGCTGTACAGTTTTTACACCAGCCAATCCAAAAACAAAACCTCGTGTAGAAAAAATGAATTATTACGAAAGCTTCACTGATTTTGATGAAATGATTGAAAGAGCTGTGAAAAACCGTGAAATTCATTCATTCCCTAAAAAGAAAACAGATGAATTTCTAGATTTACTCTAA
- a CDS encoding alpha/beta-type small acid-soluble spore protein translates to MANNNSGSSNQLEVRGARQAIDQMKYEIAQEFGVQLGADASARANGSVGGEITKRLVAMAEQQLNGYSK, encoded by the coding sequence ATGGCAAACAACAACTCAGGAAGTTCAAATCAATTAGAAGTACGAGGTGCTCGTCAAGCAATTGACCAAATGAAGTACGAAATCGCACAAGAATTTGGTGTACAGCTAGGCGCAGATGCATCAGCGCGTGCTAACGGATCCGTTGGCGGAGAAATCACTAAGCGCTTAGTTGCAATGGCTGAACAACAGCTGAATGGTTATTCAAAATAA
- a CDS encoding alpha/beta-type small acid-soluble spore protein: protein MANNNSGSSNQLEVRGARQAVDQMKYEIAQEFGVSLGADASARANGSVGGEITKRLVAMAQQQMSGYQNGK, encoded by the coding sequence ATGGCAAACAACAATTCAGGTAGTTCAAACCAACTTGAAGTACGAGGCGCAAGACAAGCAGTAGACCAAATGAAATACGAAATCGCACAAGAATTTGGTGTAAGTCTTGGCGCAGATGCATCAGCGCGTGCTAACGGATCCGTTGGCGGAGAAATCACTAAGCGTTTAGTTGCAATGGCCCAACAACAAATGAGCGGGTATCAAAATGGAAAATAA